A genomic segment from Salvelinus alpinus chromosome 8, SLU_Salpinus.1, whole genome shotgun sequence encodes:
- the dtx3la gene encoding E3 ubiquitin-protein ligase DTX3L1, translated as MGAQQNKMYCTRYLDGQGPPALIDQANGDVKGSYAEVSEGSQPEGQMTWVILHRDLPGYPGDNTIQINYVFADGIQTDKHPNPGKTFLGMRTLAYLPDNRDGRRILGLLDKAFYQRLVFTVATNENGEDMVTWADIPHKTTPDAGKDSDSYPDPDYLKTARKILKDKCIE; from the exons ATGGGTGCTCAACAAAATAAAATGTACTGCACCAGGTACTTGGATGGACAGGGACCCCCAGCACTGATAGACCAAG CTAATGGGGATGTGAAGGGGAGCTATGCTGAGGTGTCAGAGGGCAGCCAGCCGGAGGGACAGATGACATGGGTCATTCTACACAGAGACCTCCCTGGTTACCCAGGGGACAACACCATACAGATCAATTATGTTTTTGCAGATGGAATACAAACA GACAAGCATCCCAATCCAGGGAAGACGTTTTTGGGAATGAGGACATTGGCGTATTTGCCCGACAACCGCGATGGAAGGAGGATCCTGGGGCTATTGGATAAGGCCTTCTACCAGAGGCTGGTCTTTACTGTAGCAACCAATGAGAATGGAGAGGATATGGTCACATGGGCGGATATACCCCATAAAACAACCCCTGATGCAGGAAAAGACAG TGACAGCTATCCAGACCCAGACTACCTGAAAACAGCGAGAAAAATACTGAAAGACAAATGCATCGAATGA